One genomic region from Paramormyrops kingsleyae isolate MSU_618 chromosome 24, PKINGS_0.4, whole genome shotgun sequence encodes:
- the LOC111859208 gene encoding myotubularin-like isoform X1, which produces MASAPLPVYNSNSLDISSCKNVSRESLRMELLTDAPLLPGEERVIDKDIIYICPFSGAIKGRVLISNYRLFFRNVDADPAVTLEVPLGAISRVEKMGGASSRGENSYGLDITCKDMRNLRFALKQEGHSRRDIFDILFRYAFPLSHGLQLFAFLSQEKFPENGWNVYNPMQEFRRQGLPNDQWRVTFLNSTYELCDTYPSILVVPYTASDEDLRRVATFRSRSRISVLSWIHPENQAVITRCSQPLVGMGGKRNRDDERYLELIRATNRTTSKLTIFDARPNVNAVANKATGGGYEGEDAYQNAELVFLDIQNIHVMRESLKKLKDIVFPNVEESHWLSSLESTHWLEHIKLVLSGAIQVADRISSGSSVVVHCSDGWDRTAQLSSLAMLMLDGYYRTLRGFQVLLEKEWLSFGHKFASRIGHGDKNHADADRSPIFLQFVDCVWQMTKQFPTAFEFNEHFLVTLLDHLYSCRFGTFLFNCESMREASEVKKKTVSLWSFINSEPSSYSNPFFTVDLSHVLYPVASMRHLELWVSYYIRWNPRIRQQQQSPMEQRYKELLALKEQYLKKLEELQLSDRAPQVFPRGPHLSNSASPSPSSPPPRVTRLQTPF; this is translated from the exons ATGGCCTCCGCTCCGTTACCAGTGTACAACTCAAACTCTCTGGATATAAGCTCCTGCAAAAAC GTGTCAAGGGAGAGCCTTAGGATGGAGCTGCTCACTGACGCCCCCTTGCTGCCCGGGGAGGAGAGGGTGATCG ACAAAGACATCATCTACATTTGCCCCTTCAGCGGGGCAATAAAGGGCAGAGTGCTCATCTCCAACTACAGGCTGTTCTTCAGGAACGTTGATGCT GACCCTGCGGTGACTCTTGAGGTGCCACTAGGAGCCATAAGTCGGGTGGAGAAGATGGGTGGGGCTTCGAGCCGCGGGGAGAATTCCTATGGACTTGACATCACATGCAAG GACATGAGGAATCTTCGATTTGCTCTAAAACAGGAGGGCCACAGCAGAAGGGACATCTTTGACATCCTGTTTCGATACGCCTTCCCCCTTTCCCATGGACTG CAACTGTTTGCTTTCCTGAGCCAGGAGAAGTTTCCGGAAAACGGCTGGAACGTTTACAACCCCATGCAGGAATTCAGGCGACAG GGCCTGCCTAACGATCAGTGGAGGGTCACCTTCTTAAACAGCACCTACGAGCTGTGTGACACCTATCCCAGCATCCTGGTCGTCCCGTACACAGCCTCCGATGAGGACCTGCgcagggtggccaccttccgTTCTCGTAGCCGGATTTCT GTGCTGTCGTGGATACACCCAGAGAACCAGGCCGTGATCACACGCTGCAGCCAGCCCCTGGTTGGCATGGGGGGGAAACGTAATCGTGATGACGAGCGCTACCTAGAGCTCATCCGCGCCACCAACAGGACGACCAGCAAGCTCACCATCTTCGATGCACGGCCCAACGTCAACGCCGTCGCCAACAAG GCCACAGGCGGTGGGTACGAGGGCGAAGATGCTTACCAGAATGCCGAGCTGGTGTTCCTGGACATCCAAAATATCCATGTGATGCGTGAGTCGCTGAAGAAGCTGAAGGACATCGTGTTCCCCAACGTGGAGGAGTCCCACTGGCTGTCCAGCCTGGAGTCCACGCACTGGCTAGAGCACATCAAG CTGGTGCTCTCGGGGGCCATCCAGGTGGCAGACCGGATCTCGTCAGGCAGCTCGGTGGTGGTGCACTGCAGTGACGGCTGGGACCGCACTGCGCAGCTGAGCTCGCTGGCCATGCTCATGCTGGACGGCTACTACCGCACGCTGAGGGGCTTCCAGGTGCTGCTGGAGAAGGAGTGGCTCAGCTTCGGGCACAAGTTCGCGTCT AGGATCGGCCATGGCGATAAGAACCACGCTGACGCTGACCGCTCTCCCATCTTCCTGCAGTTTGTGGATTGTGTGTGGCAGATGACCAAGCAG TTCCCCACAGCGTTCGAGTTCAACGAACACTTCTTGGTGACCCTGCTGGACCACCTATACAGCTGCCGCTTTGGGACGTTCCTGTTCAACTGCGAGAGCATGCGGGAAGCTAGC GAGGTGAAGAAGAAGACGGTGTCCTTGTGGTCCTTCATCAACAGCGAGCCGTCCTCCTACAGCAACCCCTTCTTCACGGTGGACCTCAGCCACGTGCTCTACCCTGTGGCCAGTATGCGGCACCTGGAGCTCTGGGTGTCCTACTACATCCGGTGGAACCCACGCATCCGGCAGCAG CAGCAGAGTCCAATGGAGCAGCGCTATAAGGAGCTTCTGGCCCTTAAGGAGCAGTACCTGAAGAAGCTGGAGGAGCTCCAGCTTTCGGACCGGGCCCCACAGGTGTTTCCCCGGGGCCCACACCTGTCAAACAGcgccagcccctcccccagctcgCCCCCACCACGGGTCACACGCCTGCAAACCCCCTTCTAA
- the LOC111859208 gene encoding myotubularin-like isoform X2, translating to MASAPLPVYNSNSLDISSCKNVSRESLRMELLTDAPLLPGEERVIDKDIIYICPFSGAIKGRVLISNYRLFFRNVDADPAVTLEVPLGAISRVEKMGGASSRGENSYGLDITCKDMRNLRFALKQEGHSRRDIFDILFRYAFPLSHGLQLFAFLSQEKFPENGWNVYNPMQEFRRQGLPNDQWRVTFLNSTYELCDTYPSILVVPYTASDEDLRRVATFRSRSRISVLSWIHPENQAVITRCSQPLVGMGGKRNRDDERYLELIRATNRTTSKLTIFDARPNVNAVANKATGGGYEGEDAYQNAELVFLDIQNIHVMRESLKKLKDIVFPNVEESHWLSSLESTHWLEHIKLVLSGAIQVADRISSGSSVVVHCSDGWDRTAQLSSLAMLMLDGYYRTLRGFQVLLEKEWLSFGHKFASRIGHGDKNHADADRSPIFLQFVDCVWQMTKQFPTAFEFNEHFLVTLLDHLYSCRFGTFLFNCESMREASEVKKKTVSLWSFINSEPSSYSNPFFTVDLSHVLYPVASMRHLELWVSYYIRWNPRIRQQQSPMEQRYKELLALKEQYLKKLEELQLSDRAPQVFPRGPHLSNSASPSPSSPPPRVTRLQTPF from the exons ATGGCCTCCGCTCCGTTACCAGTGTACAACTCAAACTCTCTGGATATAAGCTCCTGCAAAAAC GTGTCAAGGGAGAGCCTTAGGATGGAGCTGCTCACTGACGCCCCCTTGCTGCCCGGGGAGGAGAGGGTGATCG ACAAAGACATCATCTACATTTGCCCCTTCAGCGGGGCAATAAAGGGCAGAGTGCTCATCTCCAACTACAGGCTGTTCTTCAGGAACGTTGATGCT GACCCTGCGGTGACTCTTGAGGTGCCACTAGGAGCCATAAGTCGGGTGGAGAAGATGGGTGGGGCTTCGAGCCGCGGGGAGAATTCCTATGGACTTGACATCACATGCAAG GACATGAGGAATCTTCGATTTGCTCTAAAACAGGAGGGCCACAGCAGAAGGGACATCTTTGACATCCTGTTTCGATACGCCTTCCCCCTTTCCCATGGACTG CAACTGTTTGCTTTCCTGAGCCAGGAGAAGTTTCCGGAAAACGGCTGGAACGTTTACAACCCCATGCAGGAATTCAGGCGACAG GGCCTGCCTAACGATCAGTGGAGGGTCACCTTCTTAAACAGCACCTACGAGCTGTGTGACACCTATCCCAGCATCCTGGTCGTCCCGTACACAGCCTCCGATGAGGACCTGCgcagggtggccaccttccgTTCTCGTAGCCGGATTTCT GTGCTGTCGTGGATACACCCAGAGAACCAGGCCGTGATCACACGCTGCAGCCAGCCCCTGGTTGGCATGGGGGGGAAACGTAATCGTGATGACGAGCGCTACCTAGAGCTCATCCGCGCCACCAACAGGACGACCAGCAAGCTCACCATCTTCGATGCACGGCCCAACGTCAACGCCGTCGCCAACAAG GCCACAGGCGGTGGGTACGAGGGCGAAGATGCTTACCAGAATGCCGAGCTGGTGTTCCTGGACATCCAAAATATCCATGTGATGCGTGAGTCGCTGAAGAAGCTGAAGGACATCGTGTTCCCCAACGTGGAGGAGTCCCACTGGCTGTCCAGCCTGGAGTCCACGCACTGGCTAGAGCACATCAAG CTGGTGCTCTCGGGGGCCATCCAGGTGGCAGACCGGATCTCGTCAGGCAGCTCGGTGGTGGTGCACTGCAGTGACGGCTGGGACCGCACTGCGCAGCTGAGCTCGCTGGCCATGCTCATGCTGGACGGCTACTACCGCACGCTGAGGGGCTTCCAGGTGCTGCTGGAGAAGGAGTGGCTCAGCTTCGGGCACAAGTTCGCGTCT AGGATCGGCCATGGCGATAAGAACCACGCTGACGCTGACCGCTCTCCCATCTTCCTGCAGTTTGTGGATTGTGTGTGGCAGATGACCAAGCAG TTCCCCACAGCGTTCGAGTTCAACGAACACTTCTTGGTGACCCTGCTGGACCACCTATACAGCTGCCGCTTTGGGACGTTCCTGTTCAACTGCGAGAGCATGCGGGAAGCTAGC GAGGTGAAGAAGAAGACGGTGTCCTTGTGGTCCTTCATCAACAGCGAGCCGTCCTCCTACAGCAACCCCTTCTTCACGGTGGACCTCAGCCACGTGCTCTACCCTGTGGCCAGTATGCGGCACCTGGAGCTCTGGGTGTCCTACTACATCCGGTGGAACCCACGCATCCGGCAGCAG CAGAGTCCAATGGAGCAGCGCTATAAGGAGCTTCTGGCCCTTAAGGAGCAGTACCTGAAGAAGCTGGAGGAGCTCCAGCTTTCGGACCGGGCCCCACAGGTGTTTCCCCGGGGCCCACACCTGTCAAACAGcgccagcccctcccccagctcgCCCCCACCACGGGTCACACGCCTGCAAACCCCCTTCTAA